A genomic segment from Pseudosulfitobacter sp. DSM 107133 encodes:
- a CDS encoding 2Fe-2S iron-sulfur cluster-binding protein, giving the protein MAQFLPLTVTDIHHTIRDAVVLTLQPQDPGAFAFTQGQYLTFKQDFDGTELRRNYSICTGLDDGKLQVGIKRVDGGAFSTFANTQLKVGDTLHAMPPSGSFNTPIEPEKAKNYLGFAGGSGVTPVLSILRTVMTREPDSTFTLIYANRAVGTIMFREELEDLKNRYMGRLTLIHVLETGQDIDLFTGRVDQDKCAALFKSWIDIASIDTAFICGPEPMMLAIADALKTHGLADGQIKFELFSESQKGQLAKQEIKERAKGQAGTKTTVIIDGTGHQFEMPKDQSVLETALANDLDAPFSCKAGVCSTCKAKVTEGEYEMLTNHALEDYEVEAGFVLTCQCYALSDTLVVDYDQH; this is encoded by the coding sequence ATGGCGCAATTCCTTCCCCTGACTGTCACCGACATTCATCACACAATCCGTGACGCGGTGGTGCTGACCTTGCAACCGCAGGACCCCGGCGCATTTGCCTTTACCCAAGGCCAATACCTGACGTTCAAACAGGATTTCGACGGCACCGAGCTGCGCCGCAACTATTCGATCTGCACCGGTCTGGACGATGGCAAACTGCAAGTGGGCATCAAACGGGTGGATGGCGGGGCGTTTTCAACCTTTGCCAACACCCAGTTGAAGGTCGGCGACACCCTGCACGCCATGCCGCCCTCGGGCAGCTTCAACACCCCGATCGAGCCGGAGAAGGCCAAGAATTACCTCGGCTTTGCGGGTGGCTCCGGCGTGACCCCCGTGCTGTCGATCCTGCGCACGGTGATGACCCGCGAACCCGACAGCACCTTTACCCTGATCTATGCCAACCGCGCGGTGGGCACGATCATGTTCCGCGAGGAACTGGAAGACCTGAAAAACCGCTACATGGGTCGTCTGACCCTGATCCACGTTCTGGAAACCGGCCAGGACATCGACCTGTTCACAGGCCGCGTCGATCAGGACAAATGCGCCGCCCTGTTCAAAAGCTGGATCGACATCGCCAGCATTGACACCGCCTTCATCTGCGGCCCGGAACCGATGATGCTGGCCATTGCCGATGCGCTGAAAACACACGGGCTGGCCGATGGTCAGATCAAGTTCGAACTGTTCAGCGAAAGCCAGAAAGGCCAGCTGGCCAAGCAGGAAATCAAGGAACGCGCCAAAGGTCAGGCGGGCACCAAAACCACCGTCATCATCGACGGCACCGGCCACCAGTTCGAAATGCCTAAGGATCAGTCTGTGCTGGAAACCGCATTGGCCAACGATCTGGACGCGCCGTTTTCATGCAAGGCGGGCGTCTGTTCCACCTGCAAGGCCAAGGTGACCGAGGGCGAATATGAAATGCTGACCAACCACGCGCTGGAAGACTACGAGGTCGAGGCAGGCTTTGTCCTGACCTGCCAGTGCTATGCGCTCAGCGATACATTGGTCGTGGACTACGATCAGCACTAA
- the pcaF gene encoding 3-oxoadipyl-CoA thiolase, producing the protein MTAFICDAQRTPIGRYGGALSSVRADDLAAAPIAALMARNPSVDWASVDDVIFGCANQAGEDNRNVARMAALLAGLPVDVPGSTINRLCASGMDAVGLAARGIKAGDLDMAIAGGVESMSRAPFVMGKATSAFSRAAEIFDTTIGWRFVNPKMKEQYGVDSMPETADNVAADHDVNRADQDAFAARSQERWAAAHKAGLFAEEISPVTIPQRKGDPIVVDTDEHPRPGTTLDALGKLRAINGPDLTVTAGNASGVNDGAAALLLASEAAAAKNGLTPMARVVAMNAAGVEPRVMGIGPIPACEKVLKRAGLTIDQMDVIELNEAFASQGLATLRALGVADDDPRVNAQGGAIAIGHPLGMSGARLVMTAAYQLKRTGGRYALCTMCVGVGQGVALILERV; encoded by the coding sequence ATGACTGCTTTCATCTGCGACGCACAGCGTACCCCTATCGGACGATACGGCGGCGCCTTGTCGTCCGTGCGGGCCGACGATCTGGCGGCGGCACCGATTGCCGCGCTGATGGCGCGCAACCCCAGTGTGGATTGGGCCAGCGTCGATGATGTGATCTTTGGCTGCGCCAACCAGGCGGGCGAAGACAACCGCAACGTGGCGCGTATGGCGGCGTTGCTGGCGGGGCTGCCCGTGGATGTGCCCGGCTCTACCATCAACCGTCTGTGTGCCTCGGGCATGGACGCCGTGGGCCTGGCCGCGCGCGGGATCAAGGCCGGCGATCTGGACATGGCCATTGCCGGCGGCGTCGAAAGCATGAGCCGCGCGCCCTTTGTCATGGGCAAGGCCACCAGCGCATTCAGCCGTGCCGCCGAGATTTTCGACACCACCATCGGCTGGCGCTTTGTGAACCCGAAGATGAAGGAGCAATATGGCGTCGATTCCATGCCGGAAACCGCTGACAATGTTGCCGCCGACCACGATGTGAACCGCGCCGATCAGGATGCCTTTGCCGCCCGGTCACAGGAACGCTGGGCCGCCGCGCACAAGGCCGGTCTGTTCGCAGAGGAAATCAGCCCCGTCACCATCCCCCAGCGAAAGGGTGATCCTATTGTCGTCGACACCGACGAACACCCCCGCCCCGGCACCACGCTGGACGCACTGGGCAAGCTGCGGGCCATCAACGGCCCCGACCTGACCGTGACGGCGGGCAATGCCTCGGGCGTGAATGACGGTGCTGCGGCGCTGCTGCTGGCCTCCGAAGCGGCTGCGGCCAAGAACGGCCTGACACCGATGGCGCGCGTCGTGGCGATGAATGCCGCGGGCGTTGAACCCCGTGTCATGGGCATCGGCCCGATCCCGGCCTGCGAAAAGGTGCTGAAACGCGCCGGCCTGACCATCGACCAGATGGACGTGATCGAACTGAACGAAGCCTTTGCCTCGCAAGGTCTGGCGACCCTGCGTGCGCTGGGTGTGGCCGACGACGATCCGCGCGTGAACGCCCAAGGCGGCGCGATTGCAATCGGCCACCCGCTGGGCATGTCGGGCGCGCGTCTGGTGATGACGGCCGCCTATCAACTGAAACGTACAGGTGGGCGCTATGCGCTGTGCACCATGTGCGTGGGCGTCGGCCAGGGTGTCGCGCTTATCCTCGAGCGGGTCTGA
- a CDS encoding complex I NDUFA9 subunit family protein, giving the protein MSKLVTIYGGSGFVGRYIARRMAKAGWRVRVAVRRPNEAIFVKPYGVVGQVEPVLCNIRDDASVAEVMRGADAVINCVGLLAENGKNTFESVQADGASRVARIAAQQGVAKMVHISAIGADAEAGSDYARTKAEGEAGVLEHMPQAVILRPSIVFGPEDTFFNRFAGMTRLGPVLPVVGADTKFQPVYVEDVARAAEAAVTRADVAGVYELGGPDVETFRALMGQMLAVVRRRRLVLNIPFGIARIVAFFAELGQTLSLGIVKAPITADQVKNLRHDNVVSDGARGLADLGIDPVAMESVLPDYLWRFRPSGQYDAIKESAKNLRA; this is encoded by the coding sequence ATGTCCAAGCTGGTCACTATCTACGGCGGGTCCGGATTTGTCGGGCGTTATATTGCGCGCCGGATGGCCAAGGCGGGTTGGCGCGTGCGCGTCGCCGTGCGTCGCCCGAACGAAGCGATCTTTGTAAAGCCTTACGGGGTGGTCGGTCAGGTCGAGCCGGTGCTGTGCAACATTCGGGATGATGCCTCGGTGGCAGAAGTCATGAGGGGTGCCGATGCGGTGATCAACTGTGTTGGTCTGCTGGCAGAGAATGGCAAGAATACCTTTGAAAGCGTTCAGGCCGACGGCGCGTCCCGCGTGGCACGGATTGCGGCGCAGCAGGGTGTTGCCAAGATGGTGCATATCTCGGCCATCGGTGCCGATGCAGAGGCAGGCAGCGATTACGCCCGCACCAAGGCCGAAGGCGAGGCGGGTGTGCTGGAGCATATGCCGCAGGCGGTTATCTTGCGTCCGTCAATTGTTTTCGGTCCCGAGGATACGTTTTTTAACCGCTTTGCGGGTATGACCCGTTTGGGGCCGGTCCTGCCCGTGGTGGGGGCCGACACCAAATTCCAGCCGGTCTATGTCGAGGATGTCGCCCGCGCCGCCGAGGCTGCCGTGACCCGCGCCGATGTGGCTGGTGTGTACGAACTGGGCGGGCCGGATGTGGAAACCTTTCGCGCGCTGATGGGGCAAATGCTTGCCGTTGTCCGCCGTCGCCGTCTGGTGCTGAACATCCCGTTTGGCATTGCGCGCATCGTCGCGTTCTTTGCGGAACTGGGGCAGACGCTTTCGCTGGGTATCGTCAAGGCGCCGATCACGGCCGATCAGGTTAAGAACCTGCGTCATGACAACGTGGTCAGCGACGGCGCACGCGGTCTTGCTGATCTTGGGATTGACCCTGTTGCGATGGAATCGGTGTTGCCCGACTATTTGTGGCGTTTCCGCCCGTCGGGTCAGTACGATGCAATCAAGGAAAGCGCGAAGAACCTGCGCGCTTAA
- the paaA gene encoding 1,2-phenylacetyl-CoA epoxidase subunit PaaA — protein sequence MYAQMVKSTGEGVRSLDEMDPQERAFQERIDAGGKIEPKDWMPDGYRKTLIRQIGQHAHSEIVGQLPEGNWITRAPTLERKAILLAKVQDEAGHGLYLYCAAETLGVTRDQMTRDLLSGKMKYSSIFNYPTLTWADMGAVGWLVDGAAIMNQVPLQRTSYGPYARAMVRICKEESFHQRQGFDIMMKMARGTPEQKRMAQDALNRFWYPSLMMFGPSDAESVHSAQSMAWKIKMNSNDELRQKFVDLTAPQADYLGLTIPDENLKWNEEKGGYDFSEPDWDEFFDVLKGNGPCSIERLEDRNRAWDEGRWVREAMLAHADKKRAAKLAAE from the coding sequence ATGTATGCACAGATGGTGAAATCCACCGGCGAAGGGGTCCGCTCCCTCGACGAGATGGACCCGCAGGAACGCGCCTTTCAGGAGCGTATTGATGCTGGCGGCAAGATCGAACCGAAGGACTGGATGCCGGACGGCTATCGCAAGACGCTGATCCGCCAGATCGGGCAACATGCCCATTCCGAAATCGTCGGTCAGCTGCCCGAGGGCAACTGGATCACCCGCGCGCCCACGCTTGAGCGCAAGGCGATCCTGCTGGCAAAAGTACAGGACGAGGCCGGCCACGGCCTCTACCTCTATTGCGCGGCGGAAACGCTGGGTGTCACCCGCGACCAGATGACCCGCGACCTGCTGTCGGGCAAGATGAAGTATTCGTCGATCTTCAACTATCCGACCCTGACATGGGCCGACATGGGTGCCGTGGGCTGGCTGGTCGACGGTGCCGCGATCATGAACCAGGTGCCGCTACAACGCACGTCTTATGGCCCCTATGCCCGCGCGATGGTGCGTATCTGCAAGGAAGAATCGTTCCACCAGCGTCAGGGCTTTGACATCATGATGAAGATGGCCCGCGGCACGCCCGAACAGAAGCGTATGGCACAGGATGCGCTGAACCGCTTCTGGTATCCCTCGCTGATGATGTTTGGCCCGTCCGATGCCGAAAGCGTCCATTCGGCGCAGTCGATGGCGTGGAAGATCAAGATGAACTCGAACGACGAGCTGCGTCAGAAGTTTGTCGATCTGACCGCACCGCAGGCCGACTACCTGGGCCTGACCATTCCCGACGAAAATCTGAAGTGGAACGAGGAAAAAGGCGGCTACGACTTTTCCGAACCCGATTGGGACGAATTCTTTGATGTGCTCAAGGGCAATGGCCCCTGCTCGATCGAACGTCTGGAAGACCGCAACCGCGCGTGGGACGAGGGCCGTTGGGTCCGCGAGGCCATGCTGGCCCATGCCGACAAGAAACGCGCAGCCAAACTTGCAGCGGAGTGA
- a CDS encoding GFA family protein, giving the protein MTQTQADQIKGHCLCGAVTVNATVTDPVLRACHCDMCRAHTSGMFVSLTTDAGSLRFDGPVTTYASSDWSNRGFCATCGSTLFYEIPAAGERNVAAGLFKNAANAPLVLEFFADMCPQGYALAGDHRRLSTPQTIAMFAPVEGDDQ; this is encoded by the coding sequence ATGACTCAGACACAGGCCGATCAGATCAAGGGGCACTGCCTTTGCGGTGCGGTGACGGTGAATGCGACCGTGACCGATCCCGTGCTGCGGGCCTGCCATTGTGACATGTGCCGCGCCCACACCAGCGGCATGTTCGTGTCGTTGACCACCGACGCGGGCAGCCTGCGCTTTGATGGCCCCGTGACGACATATGCCTCGTCCGACTGGTCCAATCGCGGCTTTTGCGCGACCTGCGGGTCGACACTGTTTTACGAGATTCCCGCTGCCGGTGAACGCAATGTCGCGGCGGGACTGTTCAAGAATGCGGCAAACGCGCCGCTGGTACTGGAATTTTTTGCGGACATGTGTCCGCAGGGCTATGCGCTGGCCGGCGATCATCGTCGACTGAGCACGCCTCAGACAATCGCGATGTTCGCGCCCGTAGAAGGAGACGACCAATGA
- the paaD gene encoding 1,2-phenylacetyl-CoA epoxidase subunit PaaD, translated as MVTVRPSVADVWDWLDAVPDPEIPVISLVDLGIIRDVAWHDDTLIVTVTPTYSGCPATTIINLDIETALRGHGIEKLELKRQLSPAWTTDWLTDKGRAKLEDYGIAPPQPAGGPQQCPHCKSQAVERISQFGSTPCKAQWRCTDCLEPFDYFKCI; from the coding sequence ATGGTAACTGTCCGCCCTTCTGTCGCGGATGTCTGGGACTGGCTTGATGCCGTCCCCGACCCCGAGATTCCGGTGATCTCACTGGTGGATCTCGGGATCATCCGCGATGTGGCATGGCACGACGACACCCTGATCGTCACCGTCACACCCACCTATTCGGGATGCCCCGCGACGACGATCATCAATCTGGACATCGAAACGGCCCTGCGCGGCCATGGCATCGAAAAGCTGGAATTGAAACGCCAGCTTTCGCCAGCATGGACCACCGACTGGCTGACCGACAAGGGCCGCGCCAAACTGGAAGACTACGGCATCGCGCCGCCCCAGCCCGCAGGTGGCCCGCAGCAATGCCCGCACTGCAAATCGCAGGCGGTCGAGCGGATCAGCCAGTTCGGCTCGACCCCGTGCAAGGCGCAATGGCGCTGCACCGACTGTCTTGAACCCTTCGACTATTTCAAATGCATCTAG
- the paaC gene encoding 1,2-phenylacetyl-CoA epoxidase subunit PaaC translates to MATDAQLFEWLCRMGDNALVLGHRVSEWCGHAPVLEEDIALANTALDLIGQTQLWLGLAAEVEGAGRDADALAYRRDVMDFRNLLLVEQPNRDFGHTMMRQFLFDAWHIEMLRALKGHDHEQISAIAEKSLKEVTYHAERSADTVIALGDGTEESHKRMQAALDRLWPYVGEMFLSDDVDRAVCDPAPLREPFDARINAVLTEATLTRPDSDFAHKGGKTGVRHTEHLGHMLAVMQFLPRAYPDAQW, encoded by the coding sequence ATGGCCACCGACGCGCAATTGTTCGAATGGCTGTGCCGCATGGGCGACAACGCCTTGGTGCTGGGCCACCGCGTGTCCGAATGGTGCGGCCATGCGCCCGTGCTGGAAGAAGACATCGCCTTGGCCAACACGGCGCTTGACCTGATCGGCCAGACACAACTGTGGCTTGGTCTGGCAGCCGAGGTCGAAGGCGCGGGCCGTGACGCCGACGCGCTGGCCTATCGCCGCGACGTGATGGATTTCCGCAACCTGCTGTTGGTCGAACAGCCCAACCGCGACTTTGGCCACACGATGATGCGCCAGTTCCTGTTCGACGCATGGCACATCGAAATGCTGCGCGCGCTCAAGGGGCATGACCACGAACAGATCTCTGCCATTGCCGAAAAGTCTCTGAAAGAGGTCACCTATCACGCGGAACGTTCTGCCGACACGGTGATCGCACTGGGCGACGGCACCGAAGAAAGCCACAAACGAATGCAAGCGGCGCTGGACCGTCTGTGGCCCTATGTGGGCGAAATGTTCTTGTCGGATGACGTGGACCGTGCCGTCTGCGACCCCGCCCCGCTGCGCGAACCGTTTGATGCGCGCATCAACGCCGTGCTGACCGAGGCGACCCTGACCCGCCCCGACAGCGATTTTGCTCACAAGGGCGGCAAGACGGGCGTGCGCCATACAGAACATCTGGGCCACATGCTGGCGGTGATGCAGTTCCTGCCGCGCGCCTACCCGGATGCGCAATGGTAA
- a CDS encoding undecaprenyl-diphosphate phosphatase, with protein MSLYYLLIAAIIQGITEFLPISSSGHLILLPALTGADDQGLAIDVAVHVGTLLAVILYFWADVRSALIGLGRLARGKVDTPGATLAFFLIISTIPVMIAGLVIKLTGLDEALRSVAVIGWTMLGFGIVLYWADRTGTTTKTKEDWTLSDAVAMGLAQVIALVPGTSRSGITITAARKLGYDRESAATLSMLMSIPTIIASGVLLSADVVGHADWALARDGGIAAAFAFGAALLALKLMMRLLKSVDFTPYVIYRAVLGLFLLWWAYS; from the coding sequence ATGTCATTGTATTATCTGCTGATCGCGGCCATCATTCAGGGCATCACCGAATTCCTTCCCATCAGCAGTTCTGGCCACCTGATCTTGCTACCGGCGCTGACCGGCGCTGACGATCAGGGCCTGGCGATTGATGTTGCGGTGCATGTGGGCACTTTGCTGGCAGTCATCCTGTATTTCTGGGCCGATGTCCGCAGCGCCCTGATTGGCCTGGGCCGGTTGGCGCGCGGCAAGGTAGACACCCCCGGCGCGACTCTCGCCTTTTTCCTGATTATCTCGACCATTCCGGTCATGATCGCGGGCCTGGTTATCAAACTGACGGGCCTTGACGAGGCGCTGCGGTCGGTTGCCGTCATTGGATGGACGATGCTGGGCTTTGGCATTGTGCTGTATTGGGCGGATCGCACCGGCACGACGACCAAGACCAAAGAAGACTGGACCTTGTCTGACGCCGTTGCCATGGGCCTGGCGCAGGTGATCGCGCTGGTTCCCGGCACATCGCGCTCGGGCATCACTATCACCGCAGCACGCAAACTGGGGTATGACCGCGAATCTGCCGCGACCCTGTCGATGCTGATGTCGATCCCGACAATTATCGCGTCCGGCGTGCTTTTGAGTGCCGATGTAGTGGGTCATGCAGACTGGGCACTGGCCCGCGACGGCGGCATCGCAGCCGCCTTTGCCTTTGGTGCTGCCCTGCTGGCGCTGAAGCTGATGATGCGCCTGCTGAAAAGCGTCGACTTCACACCCTACGTTATCTACCGCGCAGTGCTCGGGCTGTTCCTGCTGTGGTGGGCGTATAGTTAA
- the paaB gene encoding 1,2-phenylacetyl-CoA epoxidase subunit PaaB: protein MSSPESSAYENTEAAPHGGPRRTEWPLFEIFIRGQHGLSHRHVGSLHAPDAERAMQNARDVYTRRKEGVSIWVVEASKITASSPDDKGHMYDPADDKVYRHPTFFDIPEEVGTM, encoded by the coding sequence ATGAGCAGCCCTGAATCCAGTGCCTACGAAAACACCGAAGCCGCCCCGCACGGCGGTCCTCGGCGCACCGAATGGCCCCTGTTTGAAATCTTTATCCGTGGTCAGCATGGCCTGAGCCACCGCCACGTCGGCTCGTTGCACGCGCCCGACGCGGAACGCGCCATGCAGAACGCCCGCGACGTCTATACCCGCCGCAAGGAAGGCGTCAGCATCTGGGTCGTCGAGGCCAGCAAGATCACCGCATCGTCGCCCGACGACAAGGGGCACATGTACGATCCTGCGGATGACAAAGTGTACCGTCACCCGACCTTCTTCGACATCCCCGAAGAAGTGGGGACCATGTGA
- the paaZ gene encoding phenylacetic acid degradation bifunctional protein PaaZ, whose protein sequence is MQNVHSFAAGQWIAPGVGARAIASAITGDVIADAGNDALDVQAMLAYGREVGGPALRAMTFHDRARMLKALALRLREHRTALYDLSYDTGATKSDHQIDVDGGIGTMMVYASKGRRELPDAHVYLDGAPEQLGRSGAFMGQHICTPLQGVAVHINAFNFPVWGMLEKLAPTLLAGLPAIIKPATATCYVTEACVRLMLDSGLLPAGALQLVSGGLGDMLDHVDCQDVVTFTGSADTALKLRGNANILSNSVRFTAEQDSLNASVLGPDAAPGTPEFDLFVKEVQREMTAKAGQKCTAIRRIMVPQAQEQAVIEAISARLAKVTIGDPRNEATRMGALVSAAQKRDVLDKAAAIGAEATRVFGDPDDFAMADSKGAFVPPMLFHCADPDTASRVHDTEAFGPVSTVMGYRDLDHAIALLNRGQGSLVASVITHDGDVARAVAMGAGAFHGRLYFNNRDSMAEATGHGAPLPHMVHGGPGRAGGGEELGGSRAVMHYMQRTAVQGSPDILTAVGRRWVPGATEHADKPHPFTRVYGDLELGDTFNSPSREITLDDIETFAHFTGDTFYAHMDDAAAKANPFFPGRVAHGYLLLSFAAGLFVQPDPGPVLANTGLDNLRFMKPVQAGDSIKVRLSVKAKTPRNEEYGEVRWHVTLTNQDDEQVAEYELLTMNAF, encoded by the coding sequence ATGCAAAATGTTCATTCTTTTGCCGCCGGTCAGTGGATCGCACCGGGTGTCGGTGCGCGCGCCATCGCATCCGCCATCACCGGAGATGTCATCGCAGACGCAGGCAACGACGCGCTGGATGTGCAGGCGATGCTGGCCTATGGCCGCGAGGTGGGTGGCCCCGCCTTGCGCGCGATGACGTTCCACGACCGCGCCAGAATGCTCAAGGCGCTGGCGCTGCGCCTGCGCGAACATCGGACCGCGCTCTATGATCTGAGCTACGACACTGGCGCAACAAAGTCCGACCATCAGATCGATGTGGACGGCGGCATTGGCACGATGATGGTCTATGCATCGAAAGGGCGGCGCGAGCTACCCGATGCGCATGTCTATCTGGACGGCGCGCCCGAACAACTGGGCCGCTCTGGTGCCTTTATGGGGCAACACATCTGCACCCCGTTGCAAGGCGTCGCGGTGCATATCAACGCCTTCAACTTCCCCGTCTGGGGCATGTTGGAAAAGCTGGCCCCGACCCTGCTGGCCGGTCTGCCCGCGATCATCAAACCCGCCACCGCCACCTGTTATGTCACCGAAGCCTGCGTGCGCCTGATGCTGGACAGCGGTCTGCTGCCTGCGGGCGCGTTGCAACTGGTGTCGGGCGGTCTGGGCGACATGCTGGACCATGTGGATTGTCAGGACGTGGTGACGTTCACCGGCTCTGCCGACACCGCGTTAAAGCTGCGTGGCAATGCCAACATCCTGTCCAACAGCGTCCGGTTCACTGCCGAACAGGACAGCCTGAACGCCTCGGTCCTTGGCCCCGACGCCGCGCCCGGAACGCCCGAATTCGACCTGTTCGTCAAGGAAGTGCAGCGCGAGATGACCGCCAAGGCGGGTCAGAAATGCACCGCCATCCGCCGCATCATGGTCCCGCAAGCGCAGGAACAAGCCGTGATCGAAGCAATCTCGGCACGGCTGGCCAAAGTCACCATTGGCGATCCGCGTAATGAAGCAACCCGCATGGGCGCGCTGGTCTCTGCCGCGCAAAAACGCGATGTGCTGGACAAGGCCGCCGCCATCGGCGCGGAAGCAACCCGTGTGTTTGGTGACCCAGACGATTTCGCAATGGCCGACAGCAAGGGCGCGTTTGTGCCGCCGATGCTGTTCCACTGCGCCGACCCCGACACCGCCAGCCGCGTACACGATACCGAAGCATTCGGGCCCGTCTCGACCGTCATGGGCTACCGCGATCTGGATCATGCGATTGCGCTGCTGAACCGCGGCCAGGGCTCGCTTGTCGCTTCGGTCATCACCCATGACGGCGACGTGGCCCGCGCCGTGGCGATGGGTGCGGGTGCGTTCCACGGACGACTATACTTCAACAACCGTGACAGCATGGCCGAGGCAACAGGCCACGGTGCGCCCCTGCCGCATATGGTGCACGGCGGACCGGGCCGCGCGGGCGGCGGCGAGGAACTGGGCGGCAGCCGCGCCGTCATGCACTATATGCAGCGCACCGCTGTACAGGGCAGCCCCGACATTCTGACCGCCGTTGGCAGGCGCTGGGTGCCCGGTGCAACCGAACATGCGGACAAACCGCACCCGTTCACCCGCGTTTACGGCGATCTGGAACTGGGCGACACGTTCAACTCGCCGTCGCGCGAGATCACGCTGGACGACATCGAAACCTTTGCCCATTTCACCGGTGATACGTTCTATGCCCACATGGACGACGCGGCGGCCAAGGCGAACCCGTTCTTTCCCGGACGCGTCGCGCACGGCTATCTGCTGCTGAGCTTTGCGGCAGGCCTGTTCGTGCAACCCGACCCCGGCCCAGTTCTGGCCAACACCGGGCTGGACAACCTGCGTTTCATGAAACCCGTGCAGGCAGGCGACAGCATCAAGGTACGCCTGAGCGTCAAAGCCAAAACCCCTCGCAATGAGGAATACGGCGAGGTACGCTGGCATGTGACCCTGACCAATCAGGACGACGAACAAGTGGCGGAATACGAACTGCTGACAATGAATGCCTTCTGA
- a CDS encoding NAD(P)-dependent oxidoreductase yields the protein MAKQPMLKFVSVERDMPQKREAQERREDFNEIYAEFAQAKAKEQSSRCSQCGVPYCQTHCPLHNNIPDWLRMTAEGRLKEAYEMSQATNTFPEICGRICPQDRLCEGNCVIEQSGHGTVTIGAVEKYITDTAWDEGWVLPIKPSTERAESVGIIGAGPGGLAAADVLRRAGVQVTVYDRYDRAGGLLTYGIPGFKLEKDVVMRRNDQLAQGGVAFELNCNVGEDISFADLRAKHDAIIIATGVYKSRDLTAPNSTSKGVVRAIDFLTASNRKSFGDDVPEFDSGELNAKGKRIVVIGGGDTAMDCVRTSIRQGATSVKCLYRRDRANMPGSQREVQNAEEEGVVFEWLSAPKGFTEKDGNVTGVMVQKMRLGAADATGRQSPEIIEGADYVEDADIVIMALGFEPEALPTLWDLPDLEVTRWGTVMAEFTTGKTAMDGVYAVGDIVRGASLVVWAIRDGRDCANAILEQLAAPQQVAAE from the coding sequence ATGGCCAAGCAGCCGATGCTGAAATTCGTATCCGTCGAGCGGGACATGCCGCAAAAGCGTGAAGCCCAAGAGCGCCGCGAGGATTTCAATGAAATCTATGCCGAATTTGCGCAGGCCAAGGCCAAGGAGCAGTCCAGCCGGTGCAGCCAGTGCGGCGTGCCCTATTGTCAGACCCATTGCCCGTTGCACAACAACATCCCCGACTGGCTGCGCATGACAGCCGAGGGTCGTTTGAAAGAAGCCTACGAGATGTCGCAGGCCACCAACACCTTCCCGGAGATTTGTGGCCGCATCTGCCCGCAGGATCGTCTGTGCGAAGGCAACTGCGTGATCGAACAATCGGGCCACGGCACCGTCACTATTGGTGCAGTCGAAAAATACATTACCGACACTGCGTGGGACGAAGGCTGGGTTCTGCCGATCAAACCATCGACCGAGCGCGCCGAAAGCGTTGGCATCATCGGCGCGGGCCCCGGCGGCCTGGCCGCTGCGGACGTGCTGCGCCGGGCCGGTGTGCAGGTCACGGTCTATGACCGCTACGACCGTGCAGGCGGATTGCTGACCTATGGCATTCCCGGTTTCAAGCTGGAAAAAGACGTGGTCATGCGCCGCAACGATCAACTGGCGCAGGGCGGGGTGGCATTCGAACTGAATTGCAACGTGGGCGAAGACATCAGCTTTGCCGATCTGCGGGCGAAACATGACGCGATCATTATCGCCACGGGCGTCTACAAAAGCCGCGATCTGACCGCGCCCAACAGCACCTCCAAGGGCGTGGTGCGTGCGATTGATTTCCTGACCGCCAGCAACCGCAAGAGCTTTGGCGACGATGTGCCTGAGTTTGACAGCGGCGAACTGAACGCGAAAGGCAAGCGTATTGTCGTGATCGGCGGCGGCGACACCGCAATGGACTGCGTCCGCACCTCGATCCGTCAGGGGGCCACTTCGGTCAAATGTCTGTATCGCCGCGACCGTGCCAACATGCCGGGCAGCCAGCGTGAAGTGCAGAACGCCGAGGAAGAAGGCGTGGTGTTCGAATGGCTGAGCGCGCCCAAGGGCTTTACCGAAAAGGACGGCAACGTCACCGGTGTCATGGTGCAAAAGATGCGTCTGGGCGCTGCTGATGCCACAGGCCGTCAATCGCCCGAGATCATCGAAGGCGCGGATTACGTCGAAGACGCGGACATCGTTATCATGGCGCTGGGCTTCGAGCCCGAAGCCCTGCCGACGCTGTGGGACCTGCCCGACCTGGAAGTGACCCGCTGGGGCACTGTCATGGCCGAATTCACCACCGGCAAGACCGCGATGGATGGCGTCTATGCGGTTGGTGACATCGTGCGCGGCGCGTCGCTGGTGGTTTGGGCCATTCGTGACGGACGCGACTGCGCCAACGCCATTCTGGAGCAGTTGGCTGCGCCGCAACAGGTTGCAGCAGAGTAG